The DNA segment CCTGACCGCAATTCCCGCTGTGTCGAAGTCCTTCAGGGAGTCCCGAGCGTATTCCACGAGTGCGCTGCCCAGACCCAGCCGACGCTGCTCCTCGCGCACGAAGAGTTCGTGAATCCAGGAAACCGCCGACGAGCGCAGGGCGGCGTTGCCCGGGATCTCGGATTCGGCGAAGAGAAAACCGTCAATCCGTCGCTCACACTCGACCACCAGGATGAAACATGCGGGATTCTGAATGCCGCGCTGAATCTCCGACTTCAACGTCCGTAACAATTCAGAGGCGGGCGGATGATCGGAACCGAGCGCGCGGTGGTACTCGATCAACTGCAACCAGAGCCGCAACACTTCAGTGCGGTCTGCGAGAGAAGCCCTGCGTATCTGGTGGTGCTCGCCCATGGGAGCTACTTGACGACCCGGCGCTCCTTGGACCGAATCAGGCGTAGGCTGCCCTGCTTCGTGTCCTCGGAATAGCGACCGATCAGATCTCCTTCAGGGGTCTTCTCGGTGATCTCGTAGATGATCGCCTCCTCCATCTCACCTAGCATTTCGCTCCCGCCCGAGAGCGAGTCCGTCACCAGGATGCGCACTTTCTCCGGCAAAAAGGCGATCTTCCAGATCTGGGTGAAACTCATCGTCATGGCCCCACCCGAACCCATCGGTGGAGGCGATGCAAAGCCCTTCTCGTGATTCCCTTTGAGCCTCTTGGATTTCATGGCGCGAGAAGCCACATCCAGATTCGTGCGCAACGCATCCAGGACTCCGCCCTCCGGTTGCCAGACTTGATGGGAGCGCATCGCGAAACGCCGAAGCTCCTCGGACCCCTTGTCGAATACGACGTAGGGATAGCTCTGGATGGTCAGCTTGTTCTCACCGGCCTCGATCGACCAGGCGAAATCCTTGAACTTGGTGATCGACTTGTCCTCGGACCGACTGTCCTTGTAGTGCACCAGCACGTACCAGTCGCCGGTGAGGTCGAGTTTGGACAGATCCTCGGCCCTGGCGAGGCCGGGGCCTGCGACCAGCAGGAGAGCGAGAGTCCAGCTCAGAAGTCCGATGGGGCTGAATTCGATTTTCGTCATTGAGACTCCAGTATAGCCGGCCCCTTCGAGGCCTGACCGCGAGGTCCGACTGCGAAGCTCAGACGCGCACTCCGGGCGGCAGATTCGCGGAATTGAGGCACCGTCCACAGGAACTGTGGTGTAAACTCGTCGCCAGGTACGGTAACGAACCCCCTTTTCTCCTCCTGGGCACTGCCGCGGGCCTTTTCGCGACCGCCGGCAGATTTCGAGCTTTTCCGGGGGGTCGTGGCAACCGGTCGCGGATGGTTTGCGTGCGGCACGGATGTTGCGCGGTCTGAGACCGGAAAACTGCGACTTGCGCTGGAGAATGGTCTGTAATGTCGACGATCTGGATCGTTTCGGAGGATCGAGCTTGGCTGGACAGCCTCGCCTACCACCTCCGCGCGCTCGGCGAGGTCTGGACTGGACCGCCCGAACGCGGGCATTGGCGGGGTGCGGAGACGCCGGACCTGATTGCGCTTCTCGGAGTCGACGCGGCCAGCGGTGATCTGTCGGGGCTCGAGCGTCTGCTGGACTTCATTCGCGGCGTGCCACACCTCGGCCGGTCGCCCCAACCACTGATCTACGCTGAACCGCCTGGAAGCCACCCGTCGGGGGAGACCGCGCGGCGCCTGATCGACGATCGCAAGATCGCGCTCGCGAGCTGGCCTCTGGAACCGGACGACCTGGTCGACCTCGGCGCACGTTTGCTGCAGACGAACGAGTTGCCCATCTCGCTGCGCGAGCGGGAACGACGCGACTGGGTCGGGGAACGCGTCGAAATTCTGTACGCGGATCTCGATCTTCCGGCTCTGCGTCAAGCCGTCAATCCGCGCAACGCAGCGCGCCCGGTCTTGCTGCTGGGCGAACCGGGGACCCGACGCGGCCTGCTGGCGCGTTACGTCCACAATCTGGCAGAGCCTGCGCGTGACCGCTTGATCGTGTTACCGGCAGCGGATCTCTCTGCCCACGAACTCGAACGCCGAGTCCTCGGCGAGAGCGTTGGAGAGCGCGTCACGTTGTTTCTTTCCGGCCTCGAACGCGCGGATCACGCGCGTCAGGAAGAGATCGCCGAGTTCCTGGGCGCCAGCGGCGCTCTGGGCATCGAACAGATCCGCTGGCTGGCATCGGCGGCGCGGACGGCCGGGTTGGCGCCCGGGTTGCGCGGGCTGCCGTGGATTCGC comes from the bacterium genome and includes:
- a CDS encoding GNAT family N-acetyltransferase, with product MGEHHQIRRASLADRTEVLRLWLQLIEYHRALGSDHPPASELLRTLKSEIQRGIQNPACFILVVECERRIDGFLFAESEIPGNAALRSSAVSWIHELFVREEQRRLGLGSALVEYARDSLKDFDTAGIAVRVESANLEGQRFWERHRFVERSRVLELPST